From one Aquila chrysaetos chrysaetos chromosome 7, bAquChr1.4, whole genome shotgun sequence genomic stretch:
- the ARL6 gene encoding ADP-ribosylation factor-like protein 6 isoform X4, translated as MGLFDKLAGWLGLKKKEVHVLCLGLDNSGKTTIINKLKPSNAQTQDIVPTIGFSIEKFKTSSLSFTVFDMSGQGRYRNLWEHYYKEGQAIIFVIDSSDKLRMVVAKEELDTLLNHPDIKHRRLPILFFANKMDLRDAISSVKVSQLLSLENIKDKPWHICASDALKGEGLQEGVDWLQDQIQAMKT; from the exons ATGGGATTGTTTGACAAGCTAGCAGGATGGCTCgggctgaagaaaaaggaggttCATGTTTTGTGCCTTGGCTTGGACAATAGCGGCAAAACAACTATCATAAATAAACTTAAACCTTCAAAT gcTCAAACTCAGGACATTGTTCCAACAATAGGATTCAGTATAGAGAAGTTCAAGACTTCAAG tctGTCTTTCACAGTGTTTGATATGTCAGGTCAAGGGAGATACAGAAACCTCTGGGAACATTACTACAA AGAAGGCCAAgctattatttttgtcattgatAGCAGTGACAAATTAAGAATGGTTGTGGCCAAAGAAGAACTTGACACCCTTCTGAATCATCCAG ATATTAAGCACCGTCGACTGCCTATTCTCTTCTTTGCTAACAAGATGGACCTCAGGGACGCAATATCATCTGTGAAAGTATCTCAGCTGCTGTCATTAGAAAACATCAAAGACAAGCCCTGGCATATCTG tgccAGTGATGCTCTTAAAGGAGAAGGATTGCAAGAAGGTGTGGATTGGCTCCAAG ATCAGATTCAAGCAATGAAGACATGA
- the ARL6 gene encoding ADP-ribosylation factor-like protein 6 isoform X3 produces the protein MGLFDKLAGWLGLKKKEVHVLCLGLDNSGKTTIINKLKPSNAQTQDIVPTIGFSIEKFKTSRYLSFTVFDMSGQGRYRNLWEHYYKEGQAIIFVIDSSDKLRMVVAKEELDTLLNHPDIKHRRLPILFFANKMDLRDAISSVKVSQLLSLENIKDKPWHICASDALKGEGLQEGVDWLQDQIQAMKT, from the exons ATGGGATTGTTTGACAAGCTAGCAGGATGGCTCgggctgaagaaaaaggaggttCATGTTTTGTGCCTTGGCTTGGACAATAGCGGCAAAACAACTATCATAAATAAACTTAAACCTTCAAAT gcTCAAACTCAGGACATTGTTCCAACAATAGGATTCAGTATAGAGAAGTTCAAGACTTCAAGGTA tctGTCTTTCACAGTGTTTGATATGTCAGGTCAAGGGAGATACAGAAACCTCTGGGAACATTACTACAA AGAAGGCCAAgctattatttttgtcattgatAGCAGTGACAAATTAAGAATGGTTGTGGCCAAAGAAGAACTTGACACCCTTCTGAATCATCCAG ATATTAAGCACCGTCGACTGCCTATTCTCTTCTTTGCTAACAAGATGGACCTCAGGGACGCAATATCATCTGTGAAAGTATCTCAGCTGCTGTCATTAGAAAACATCAAAGACAAGCCCTGGCATATCTG tgccAGTGATGCTCTTAAAGGAGAAGGATTGCAAGAAGGTGTGGATTGGCTCCAAG ATCAGATTCAAGCAATGAAGACATGA
- the ARL6 gene encoding ADP-ribosylation factor-like protein 6 isoform X1, producing MGLFDKLAGWLGLKKKEVHVLCLGLDNSGKTTIINKLKPSNAQTQDIVPTIGFSIEKFKTSRYLSFTVFDMSGQGRYRNLWEHYYKEGQAIIFVIDSSDKLRMVVAKEELDTLLNHPDIKHRRLPILFFANKMDLRDAISSVKVSQLLSLENIKDKPWHICASDALKGEGLQEGVDWLQDQITQSDSSNEDMRDK from the exons ATGGGATTGTTTGACAAGCTAGCAGGATGGCTCgggctgaagaaaaaggaggttCATGTTTTGTGCCTTGGCTTGGACAATAGCGGCAAAACAACTATCATAAATAAACTTAAACCTTCAAAT gcTCAAACTCAGGACATTGTTCCAACAATAGGATTCAGTATAGAGAAGTTCAAGACTTCAAGGTA tctGTCTTTCACAGTGTTTGATATGTCAGGTCAAGGGAGATACAGAAACCTCTGGGAACATTACTACAA AGAAGGCCAAgctattatttttgtcattgatAGCAGTGACAAATTAAGAATGGTTGTGGCCAAAGAAGAACTTGACACCCTTCTGAATCATCCAG ATATTAAGCACCGTCGACTGCCTATTCTCTTCTTTGCTAACAAGATGGACCTCAGGGACGCAATATCATCTGTGAAAGTATCTCAGCTGCTGTCATTAGAAAACATCAAAGACAAGCCCTGGCATATCTG tgccAGTGATGCTCTTAAAGGAGAAGGATTGCAAGAAGGTGTGGATTGGCTCCAAG ATCAAATTACACA ATCAGATTCAAGCAATGAAGACATGAGAGATAAATAA
- the ARL6 gene encoding ADP-ribosylation factor-like protein 6 isoform X2: MGLFDKLAGWLGLKKKEVHVLCLGLDNSGKTTIINKLKPSNAQTQDIVPTIGFSIEKFKTSSLSFTVFDMSGQGRYRNLWEHYYKEGQAIIFVIDSSDKLRMVVAKEELDTLLNHPDIKHRRLPILFFANKMDLRDAISSVKVSQLLSLENIKDKPWHICASDALKGEGLQEGVDWLQDQITQSDSSNEDMRDK; the protein is encoded by the exons ATGGGATTGTTTGACAAGCTAGCAGGATGGCTCgggctgaagaaaaaggaggttCATGTTTTGTGCCTTGGCTTGGACAATAGCGGCAAAACAACTATCATAAATAAACTTAAACCTTCAAAT gcTCAAACTCAGGACATTGTTCCAACAATAGGATTCAGTATAGAGAAGTTCAAGACTTCAAG tctGTCTTTCACAGTGTTTGATATGTCAGGTCAAGGGAGATACAGAAACCTCTGGGAACATTACTACAA AGAAGGCCAAgctattatttttgtcattgatAGCAGTGACAAATTAAGAATGGTTGTGGCCAAAGAAGAACTTGACACCCTTCTGAATCATCCAG ATATTAAGCACCGTCGACTGCCTATTCTCTTCTTTGCTAACAAGATGGACCTCAGGGACGCAATATCATCTGTGAAAGTATCTCAGCTGCTGTCATTAGAAAACATCAAAGACAAGCCCTGGCATATCTG tgccAGTGATGCTCTTAAAGGAGAAGGATTGCAAGAAGGTGTGGATTGGCTCCAAG ATCAAATTACACA ATCAGATTCAAGCAATGAAGACATGAGAGATAAATAA